GTTTATTAATGAGATGACCCGGCCCAGCCGACTGGGGTACACTCAGCAGCAGCCCCATGTCCTGGGGGAAGGGCGGATATATGATGAGGGGCGCGTTGTCGTTAAGATCCACTACGAACACATGCACGGTGACGTTGGCAGTCCGGGGTGGCGCCCCGGCGTCTCGGGCTTGCACCTCGATACGGAAGGCATTGAGGGTCTCATGGTCTAGGGAACGCATGCTGTAGATATGTCCAGTCTCTGGGTTGATGTAGACATAGGAGGAAATGAGGGAGCCCTGAACCATGCTGGGCAGGATGGAGAAGGAGACACGGGCATTGTCCCCTGTGTCCGGGTCAGAGGCCGTCACCATGGTGATGGGGGTGCTGAGATCGTTGTTCTCTGGGACGTCCACTGAATAGGAGGGCTGGGAGAATGAAGGAGCGTTGTCGTTCACATCTGATAGCTTGACCACGAAGGTCGTCCGCGACGACAGGGGAGGGGAGCCCGCGTCGGTCGCCATGATGACCACAGTGTACTCTGCCATGGTCTCTCGGTCCAGGTTGCCATCCGTGACGAGATTGTAGTGCTCACCAAAGGCAGAGTTGAGTTTGAAGGGCAGGCCGGACTGGACCTTTAATGTCACCTCCCCATTCTCACCAGAGTCCAGGTCCCTTGCACTGATGAGGGCGATGACTGTACCAGGAGCTGCGTCCTCTCTGATGGGACTGGTCAGTGACGTCAACGTTAACTCTGGAGAATTGTCATTCACATCAGTGACGTCAACTATAATGTTACAGGAACCCTCCATGGCGGGGGTTCCCCCATCCCTGGCCTGCACGGTGATGTGATATTCATTCGCTGTCTCATAGTCCACCTGGCCATTTACACGGATCTCCCCGGTTTTAGAATCCACGCTGAATAGCTTGAGCACCCGGTCCTGCGTGTATTTACTAAACAGGAAGGAGATCTGCCCATTCTGACCGTAATCCGCATCGGTCGCGTTCAGTTTCGTTACTAAAGTGCCCGGTTCAACATTCTCCAAAATGCTAACTTTTTTCACCGGGTCTTCAAAGACGGGCGCATTGTCATTGACATCCAGAATTTTTATGAGTAAAAGAGTGGATCCAGACTTCTCCGGCTTTCCCCCGTCTACCGCAGTGAGCAACAGGCGAAACGAGGCCTGCGTCTCCCTATCCAAAGCCTTCTCTAAAACTAATTCCGGGAACTTACTCCCGTCACTTTTCGTTTCCACATTCAAAACAAAGCAGTCGTTGGGTGCGAGGTGATAAGTGCGCAGAGAGTTGATACCCACATCTGGGTCGTGCGCACTCTCCAGTCGGAACCGGGTGCCCGGTGCGGCCGCCTCTGATATCTCCAAGGAAATATTCTTAGTGGAAAACTGCGGCGCATTGTCATTCGCATCCACAATATCCACAAGAACCCGGTGTATTGCTAAAGGGTTCTCAAGTACAATCTCAAGATGTAGTGAACACGTTGAACTTAATTCGCACATGTGTTCCCTGTCAATTGTCTGTCTAATAACCAAATCCCCAGTCGCATGGTTTACCTCGAAGTACTGAGCGTTAGATTCCGAGATCACCCGCAATTTTCTCTGAATTATCCTCTGAGCCGTGAGGCCCAAATCCTTAGCGATATTCCCGACCACAGCCCCGGGTCTTAGCTCCTCCAAAATAGAGTAGCTGAGTTGCGCGGTCGCGCCTGTAAAGCACGCCAGAGAAAACCATAGACTCAGCACTGGCCACCCTCCGTAGCCTTTCCTCTGTCTGGATTCCATTATGAGGGATCCGCGGGGTCCGGGGGATGGAAAATGTTCAAAGTTAATATTTTACCGTAACTCATCTATAGTCTCGGGAAAACGACGCTACCAGGCTGTCGGTAAACACTTCCGTTTAAGAAAAAGTGCGGTGGGAAGTTTAGAAGTTATCATGACGCCCTAATTCTATACGGAAAATAAAGAGGAAAAGTAAGACTCCATGAAGGATCGGCTAAAACTCTCCACACtcgtctcct
This window of the Oncorhynchus keta strain PuntledgeMale-10-30-2019 chromosome 4, Oket_V2, whole genome shotgun sequence genome carries:
- the LOC118370751 gene encoding protocadherin gamma-C5-like isoform X2, which gives rise to MESRQRKGYGGWPVLSLWFSLACFTGATAQLSYSILEELRPGAVVGNIAKDLGLTAQRIIQRKLRVISESNAQYFEVNHATGDLVIRQTIDREHMCELSSTCSLHLEIVLENPLAIHRVLVDIVDANDNAPQFSTKNISLEISEAAAPGTRFRLESAHDPDVGINSLRTYHLAPNDCFVLNVETKSDGSKFPELVLEKALDRETQASFRLLLTAVDGGKPEKSGSTLLLIKILDVNDNAPVFEDPVKKVSILENVEPGTLVTKLNATDADYGQNGQISFLFSKYTQDRVLKLFSVDSKTGEIRVNGQVDYETANEYHITVQARDGGTPAMEGSCNIIVDVTDVNDNSPELTLTSLTSPIREDAAPGTVIALISARDLDSGENGEVTLKVQSGLPFKLNSAFGEHYNLVTDGNLDRETMAEYTVVIMATDAGSPPLSSRTTFVVKLSDVNDNAPSFSQPSYSVDVPENNDLSTPITMVTASDPDTGDNARVSFSILPSMVQGSLISSYVYINPETGHIYSMRSLDHETLNAFRIEVQARDAGAPPRTANVTVHVFVVDLNDNAPLIIYPPFPQDMGLLLSVPQSAGPGHLINKLVGVDPDSGHNAWLFYSIAPGPHAGLFRIGPHTGELRTARKLAEEEGGSAYDIIVVVQDNGEPTLSTTVAITVTVEEKGTSDAATDNRKTSVMRRTGMPDITLYLIISLACVSAVFFLTFLILMVRCLRHRSDLGGTGCCYSHHRPSRAHHQRPSKDLHLQLNTDGPIRYMEVVGGAQDPPGTRTYRPCYSTISSRSDFVFVKTPMMSHNNTLSMTLNRKHLMNSAIEQKPPNADWRFTQGQRPGPSGAGGPPEMAMGTGPWPNPPTEAEQLQALMAAANVSEATATLGPGTMGLSTRYSPQFTLQHVPDYRQNVYIPGSTATLTSNPQQQQQQQQMAAQHQALQAQPSEAAPQPEPPKAAQTPASKKKSTKKEKK
- the LOC118370751 gene encoding protocadherin gamma-C5-like isoform X1 translates to MESRQRKGYGGWPVLSLWFSLACFTGATAQLSYSILEELRPGAVVGNIAKDLGLTAQRIIQRKLRVISESNAQYFEVNHATGDLVIRQTIDREHMCELSSTCSLHLEIVLENPLAIHRVLVDIVDANDNAPQFSTKNISLEISEAAAPGTRFRLESAHDPDVGINSLRTYHLAPNDCFVLNVETKSDGSKFPELVLEKALDRETQASFRLLLTAVDGGKPEKSGSTLLLIKILDVNDNAPVFEDPVKKVSILENVEPGTLVTKLNATDADYGQNGQISFLFSKYTQDRVLKLFSVDSKTGEIRVNGQVDYETANEYHITVQARDGGTPAMEGSCNIIVDVTDVNDNSPELTLTSLTSPIREDAAPGTVIALISARDLDSGENGEVTLKVQSGLPFKLNSAFGEHYNLVTDGNLDRETMAEYTVVIMATDAGSPPLSSRTTFVVKLSDVNDNAPSFSQPSYSVDVPENNDLSTPITMVTASDPDTGDNARVSFSILPSMVQGSLISSYVYINPETGHIYSMRSLDHETLNAFRIEVQARDAGAPPRTANVTVHVFVVDLNDNAPLIIYPPFPQDMGLLLSVPQSAGPGHLINKLVGVDPDSGHNAWLFYSIAPGPHAGLFRIGPHTGELRTARKLAEEEGGSAYDIIVVVQDNGEPTLSTTVAITVTVEEKGTSDAATDNRKTSVMRRTGMPDITLYLIISLACVSAVFFLTFLILMVRCLRHRSDLGGTGCCYSHHRPSRAHHQRPSKDLHLQLNTDGPIRYMEVVGGAQDPPGTRTYRPCYSTISSRSDFVFVKTPMMSHNNTLSMTLNRKHLMNSAIEQKPPNADWRFTQGQRPGPSGAGGPPEMAMGTGPWPNPPTEAEQLQALMAAANEVSEATATLGPGTMGLSTRYSPQFTLQHVPDYRQNVYIPGSTATLTSNPQQQQQQQQMAAQHQALQAQPSEAAPQPEPPKAAQTPASKKKSTKKEKK